The Larimichthys crocea isolate SSNF chromosome XI, L_crocea_2.0, whole genome shotgun sequence genome has a segment encoding these proteins:
- the ddx1 gene encoding ATP-dependent RNA helicase DDX1, protein MAAFSEMGVMHEIAKAVEELDWLLPTDIQAESIPLILGGGDVLMAAETGSGKTGAFSIPVIQIVYETLKDQQEGKKGRASVKTGGAIFNNWQMNPYDRSTAFAIGPDGMCCQSREFKEWHGCRSTKGVTKGKYYYEVTCHDQGLCRIGWSTSQAALDLGTDKYGFGFGGTGKKSNNKQFDSYGEEFTMHDTIGCYLDLDKGQILFSKNGNDLGLAFEIPQHVKNQPFFASCVLKNAELKFNFGGEDFKHTPKTGFVALNQAPDGHAVKSSQTGCAKVSQVKASSNAPKALILEPSKELAEQTLNNVKQFKKYVEDPKLRELLVIGGVAAKDQLAALEQGIDIVVGTPGRLDDLISTGKLSLSQVRFLVLDECDGLLSAGYTDFINRIHNQIPQVTSDGKRLQVIVCSATLHSFDVKKLSERIMHFPTWVDLKGEDSVPETVHHVVVPVNPKSDRLWERLGKNHIRTDEVHAKDNTRPGANSAEMWSEAIKMLKGEYAVRAIKEHKMDQAIVFCRTKIDCDNMEQYFIQQGGGPDSKNHQFSCVCLHGDRKPNERKNNLERFKRKEVRHLICTDVAARGIDIHGVPYVINVTLPDEKQNYVHRIGRVGRAEKMGLAISLVAMEKEKVWYHVCANRGRGCYNTRLKEDGGCTIWYNEKELLSDIEEHLKCTITQCETDIKVPVDDFDGKVTYGQRRALGGGNYKGHVDVLAPTVQELANLEREAQSSFLHLGYLPNQLFRAF, encoded by the exons ATGGCAGCGTTTTCTG AGATGGGAGTTATGCATGAAATCGCGAAGGCTGTGGAGGAGCTGGACTGGCT GCTACCCACTGACATCCAGGCTGAATCTATCCCCCTCATTCTTGGTGGAGGAGATGTCCTCATG GCGGCAGAAACGGGTAGCGGCAAAACAGGT GCCTTCAGTATCCCAGTGATCCAGATCGTGTATGAGACCCTGAAGGATCAGCAGGAGGGCAAGAAGGGCAGAGCCTCCGTCAAGACTGGAGGAGCTA TTTTCAACAACTGGCAGATGAATCCGTACGACCGCAGTACAGCCTTTG CAATCGGTCCAGATGGTATGTGCTGCCAGAGCAGGGAGTTTAAAGAGTGGCATGGCTGTCGCTCCACAAAAGGTGTCACCAAAG GAAAGTACTACTACGAGGTGACCTGCCATGACCAGGGTCTGTGTCGCATTGGCTGGTCCACCAGTCAGGCAGCCCTCGACTTAG GAACTGATAAGTATGGCTTTGGTTTTGGTGGAACTGGAAAGAAATCCAACAACAAGCAGTTTGACAGCTATGGAGAG GAGTTTACCATGCATGACACTATTGGATGCTACCTGGATCTAGACAAAGGACAAATTTTGTTCTCTAAAAATG GGAATGACTTGGGTTTGGCCTTTGAGATCCCCCAGCACGTGAAGAATCAGCCCTTCTTTGCCTCTTGTGTACTCAAG AACGCAGAGTTGAAGTTCAACTTTGGAGGAGAAGACTTCAAACATACCCCAAAGACGGGGTTTGTTGCCCTGAACCAGGCACCTGACGGTCACGCAGTCAAATCCTCTCAGACAG gctgtgCCAAAGTGAGTCAGGTGAAAGCATCATCCAACGCACCCAAAGCGCTGATCTTAGAGCCATCCAAAGAATTGGCAGAGCAAACTCTCAACAATGTGAAGCAATTCAAAAAATATGTGGAGGACCCCAAACTCAG GGAACTGCTGGTGATTGGTGGAGTGGCTGCCAAAGATCAGCTGGCTGCTCTGGAACAGGGG ATCGACATCGTGGTGGGAACACCCGGAAGACTGGACGACCTCATATCCACTGGAAAACTCAGTCTGTCCCAAGTCCGCTTTCTAGTCCTTgatgagtgt GATGGCCTGCTGTCTGCAGGCTACACAGACTTCATCAATAGGATCCACAACCAAATCCCTCAGGTCACTTCTGATGGCAAGAGATTGCAG GTGATCGTGTGTTCAGCCACACTGCACTCGTTTGACGTAAAGAAGCTGTCTGAGCGTATCATGCACTTCCCCACATGGGTGGACCTGAAAGGGGAGGACTCTGTCCCCGAGACTGTCCACCATGTGGTCGTGCCTGTCAATCCAAAGAGCGATCGGCTCTGGGAGCGTCTGGGCAAGAACCACATCCGG ACGGATGAAGTCCATGCCAAAGATAACACCAGACCAGGAGCCAATTCTGCAG aAATGTGGTCAGAAGCTATCAAGATGCTGAAGGGCGAGTACGCGGTGAGAGCCATCAAAGAGCACAAGATGGACCAGGCCATAGTCTTCTGTCGCACGAAGATTGACTGTGACAACATGGAACAGTACTTCATCCAGCAAGGAGGGG GTCCGGACAGCAAAAACCACCAGTTCTCCTGCGTTTGTCTCCATGGTGATCGTAAGCCTAATGAGCGGAAAAATAACCTGGAGCGCTTCAAG AGGAAAGAAGTGAGGCACTTGATCTGCACAGACGTAGCTGCCAGAGGAATTGACATCCACGGAGTTCCTTATG tgatTAACGTCACCCTGCCAGATGAGAAGCAGAACTATGTCCATCGTATTGGCAGAGTTGGAAGAGCCgagaa AATGGGGCTGGCTATCTCTTTGGTTGCAATGGAAAAAGAGAAG GTATGGTACCACGTTTGCGCTAACCGAGGCAGAGGCTGCTACAACACCCGACTGAAGGAGGATGGAGGTTGCACCATCTGGTACAACGAAAAAGAG CTTCTGTCAGACATTGAGGAGCATCTGAAGTGCACCATCACGCAGTGTGAGACAGACATCAAAGTACCTGTTGATGACTTTGATGGAAAGGTCACCTATGGTCAGCGCAGAGCATTAGGAG GTGGTAACTACAAAGGTCACGTAGATGTTTTGGCCCCAACAGTCCAGGAGCTGGCGAACCTCGAGAGAGAAGCCCAAAGTTCCTTCCTCCACCTGGGATACCTGCCGAACCAGCTTTTCAGAGCCTTCTAA
- the LOC109139082 gene encoding uncharacterized protein LOC109139082 isoform X3, whose translation MNIGDTSDLKDEEKMDSKSMTVAHYACPNTLNLDSCSAGSSQTAVIDQNVGSSGDTKHQNDLDLKLWKLRANHIQRILSMPHQEHCPLDSYSRCKKLGIDFNVGSGMKQNLDPKLLTNGIMVELNTFATALLSAQKHFITDILEHNFDLNFENELSRSAFADDVMRKIQIVRLHKSNLCTRQHLVKRPFELPDVRCIEEPSHAKTLHCPKCYQDQKFHEDESDSGHMHHRCPHTMSDTVSADVKCTTQKHAKDASSTFSTTEETIMNSNPHCKKIGLNLCVDKDLPKDKLDMHVLTNSVMKEVVQFARRLCGTNNVIINDVLEHNFNIGKQSLDLNPAVLFSSRRKQNEPAWFNEVFVIQSYSIKPPGYIGKAKRESALHRSERMEVIRKRQLALQTKQERTNMPSGSGENPYPACTVIGLDLDVTSNSREKVILELKLLTRAVVFEMHKFATLEAVNYYPRTVFDILDYNFDLSSQHYRRWEFSIATALKIQTMVKEYCKKDDNTEGADEVFKLPFMLDPKTSRQRVIKRQNIKSTNSSMDTATESNSSCVDIHTHFLTSSNMLSSLATVNSNVTSKIGNQPDDRGFYGDEEQTQTPRNAPNEWNMEQEEIRTGNYYTCPLEESDLESDEVSDSENTGKQDHLRNPESFSPSSDIVSELKSSCMGIHAPLFTSTNHQSDIKQKEMETEHNMWKLRSNRVEQILSALTKDFGRFNRSKRVGLEYNVGFGPKQNISVESLKDSLLFEIGKFALAMNSSQKDFTMEILEYNFDVNLPSQHHRNIFASDIMSRVRHLRSYEVAVEFSNEVFELPRLVASINMTGQSEGCVNPELGMSNMGKCHVAPVCPPDSHAETKEHISCRSERLYPLCKEIGLNLHVNNSQPNKKMEINKLTNGAMTEVTNFAEKLCGTFEQICLDILRHNLDFDLQRDSEFAKNILARIPVLIERRNLSVCSKLHKHMKRYDMSTMEKPDSPDNPNLDTCSDGSSQAAVTDQNVGSSADSEHQNDLDLKLWKLRASQIQRILSMSHREYCPFYSYSRCMKLGIDFNVGSGVRQNLDPKLLTNGIMVELNTFTTELYSAQKHFIMEVLEYNFDLNFENELSRSAFAKQILTKIRPKKGQCKIDHLPFELPDTRCIQEPICKKNLPCSKCYQDRNHEVLKDKTDPVHMHHPHPSTRTETDSTDVNCTAQQLTEDPSSTFFTAEETIMEGYPLCKEIGLNLCVDKDKPINKLDTQVLTYGIVNELATFARKLCGPKPKVIIDVLKHNFNIGMLHQHLNPAETLYSPMQKRVTDPDWFNEVFVLNRPRQLKRAPAIQKSNCLESIKKRKLTLHSVSQSQSQSQGQGQGRRVIGSKPNYSIYYPFCSEIGLALDVTSESEEKEKLDLKLLTIAVVSEIHKYASQKTRYYYPRTVFDILDYNFDLSSQHHRRLEFSIATASKLRSIAKRYRKNRNRPDEVFKLPFVFEKEEKMKRKKYSQEKPVKKGSSCVRQVGHHSDVNDVNLLSGVQTKEEPCSHDEDTKSSIDNWMMNVQNPGLVSVGCGSPLQENLQIKKEEYDPHYYKTEPDIEEKYHLQHVNVKTESITGGVEHLVPYEPPGSLGNTVNQNHLENPTSTDIPRESE comes from the coding sequence ATGAACATCGGGGACACCTCTGATCTGAAGGATGAGGAAAAGATGGATTCAAAAAGTATGACAGTGGCACATTATGCATGTCCGAACACCCTAAATTTAGATTCATGCAGTGCTGGTTCTTCCCAAACAGCAGTCATAGACCAAAATGTAGGTAGTTCTGGTGATACCAAACACCAAAATGATCTAGACTTAAAGCTGTGGAAATTGCGGGCCAATCATATTCAGCGAATCCTCTCAATGCCTCATCAAGAACATTGCCCACTCGATTCCTATTCCAGATGCAAGAAATTAGGCATTGATTTCAATGTGGGATCTGGAATGAAACAAAATTTAGATCCCAAATTACTGACCAATGGCATCATGGTTGAATTGAACACTTTTGCCACAGCACTGTTATCAGCCCAAAAGCATTTCATTACAGATATATTGGAGCATAATTTTGATCTTAATTTTGAAAATGAGCTGAGTCGCAGTGCCTTTGCAGATGACGTCATGAGAAAAATCCAAATCGTGAGACTGCATAAAAGTAACTTATGCACCCGACAACATCTAGTGAAAAGGCCTTTTGAGCTCCCTGATGTGCGGTGCATAGAAGAACCTTCTCATGCAAAAACTCTACATTGCCCCAAATGCTATCAAGACCAAAAGTTTCATGAAGATGAGTCTGACTCTGGTCATATGCATCATCGTTGTCCACATACTATGAGTGACACAGTCTCTGCTGATGTGAAATGCACAACACAAAAGCATGCAAAGGATGCGTCATCTACCTTCTCAACAACCGAGGAGACAATAATGAACAGTAACcctcactgcaaaaaaatagGTTTAAATCTATGTGTTGACAAAGACCTGCCAAAAGATAAGCTTGACATGCATGTCTTGACAAACTCGGTGATGAAGGAAGTGGTTCAGTTTGCCAGAAGATTATGTGGAACAAATAATGTAATCATTAATGATGTCCTTGAACACAACTTCAACATTGGCAAACAGAGCCTAGACCTAAACCCTGCGGTACTGTTCTCCTCtcgaagaaaacaaaatgagccTGCATGGTTCAACGAAGTTTTTGTCATTCAGTCATATTCAATCAAGCCACCTGGATATATAGGTAAAGCAAAACGGGAATCTGCCCTGCACAGAAGTGAAAGGATGGAAGTCATCAGAAAAAGACAATTGgcactgcaaacaaaacaggaaagaacCAACATGCCAAGTGGAAGTGGAGAAAACCCTTATCCTGCTTGCACAGTGATAGGTTTGGATCTGGATGTGACATCAAATTCAAGAGAAAAGGTCATACTGGAACTGAAGCTATTGACCAGAGCTGTAGTATTTGAGATGCATAAATTTGCAACTCTGGAAGCTGTAAACTATTACCCACGCACTGTGTTTGACATTCTTGACTATAACTTTGATCTCAGTTCACAACATTACAGGCGGTGGGAATTTTCCATAGCTACTGCATTGAAAATCCAAACCATGGTCAAAGAATATTGTAAAAAAGATGACAACACAGAAGGCGCAGATGAGGTCTTCAAATTACCATTTATGCTTGATCCCAAGACTTCACGACAACGTGtaataaagagacaaaatataaaaagcactAATTCTTCCATGGACACTGCTACTGAATCAAACTCAAGTTGTGTGGATATTCATACACATTTCCTCACCTCTTCTAACATGTTGTCCAGTTTAGCAACTGTGAACTCAAATGTGACCTCCAAAATTGGAAATCAACCTGATGACAGGGGGTTTTATGGAGATGAAGAGCAAACACAGACTCCAAGAAATGCACCAAATGAATGGAACATGGAACAAGAGGAAATAAGAACAGGGAACTACTACACTTGTCCTTTAGAAGAGTCTGATTTAGAATCAGATGAAGTCTCAGATTcagaaaacactggaaaacagGACCACTTACGAAATCCAGAAAGCTTTTCTCCAAGCTCTGACATTGTTAGTGAATTGAAATCGAGTTGTATGGGCATCCATGCAcctctcttcacctccaccaATCATCAATCTGATattaaacaaaaggaaatggaaACAGAGCACAACATGTGGAAGTTGCGTTCTAACCGTGTTGAACAAATCCTCTCTGCACTGACCAAAGACTTTGGTCGATTCAATAGGTCCAAGAGAGTCGGCCTTGAATATAATGTTGGATTTGGCCCAAAGCAAAACATCAGTGTTGAATCTTTGAAGGATTCTCTTCTATTTGAAATTGGTAAATTTGCTTTAGCAATGAATTCGTCACAGAAGGACTTCACCATGGAGATTCTGGAGTACAACTTTGATGTGAACCTGCCAAGTCAACACCACAGGAATATTTTTGCAAGTGATATTATGAGTAGAGTAAGACATCTGAGAAGTTATGAAGTTGCAGTAGAATTCTCAAATGAGGTTTTTGAACTTCCTCGTCTCGTTGCATCAATAAATATGACAGGTCAGAGTGAAGGTTGTGTCAATCCTGAACTGGGTATGTCAAACATGGGGAAATGTCATGTTGCTCCTGTGTGCCCTCCTGATTCACATGCTGAAACTAAAGAACATATTTCATGCAGGAGTGAGCGTCTTTATCCACTGTGCAAGGAAATAGGCCTGAATTTACATGTAAACAACAGTCAGCCCAACAAAAAAATGGAGATCAACAAGTTGACCAATGGAGCAATGACTGAAGTGACAAACTTTGCAGAAAAGTTGTGTGGAACATTTGAGCAGATTTGTCTAGACATCCTCAGACACAACCTTGATTTTGATTTGCAAAGAGATTCCGAGTTTGCCAAGAATATTCTTGCAAGAATACCTGTTCTAATAGAGCGAAGGAATCTATCAGTGTGTTCAAAATTACACAAGCATATGAAGCGATATGATATGTCAACAATGGAAAAACCTGATTCTCCAGACAACCCAAATCTAGATACATGCAGTGATGGTTCTTCCCAGGCAGCAGTCACGGACCAAAATGTAGGTAGTTCTGCTGATAGCGAACACCAAAATGATCTAGACTTAAAGCTGTGGAAATTGCGGGCCAGTCAAATTCAGCGAATCCTTTCAATGTCTCATCGAGAATATTGCCCTTTCTATTCTTATTCCAGATGCATGAAATTGGGCATTGATTTCAATGTAGGTTCTGGAGTGAGGCAAAATCTTGATCCCAAATTACTGACCAATGGCATCATGGTTGAATTGAACACATTTACTACAGAATTGTATTCAGCCCAAAAGCATTTCATCATGGAGGTACTTGAATATAACTTTGATCTTAATTTTGAAAATGAGCTGAGTCGCAGTGCCTTTGCAAAGCAGATTCTGACAAAGATTAGACCAAAAAAAGGACAATGTAAAATCGACCATTTGCCTTTTGAACTCCCTGACACCAGGTGCATACAAGAACCTATTTGTAAGAAAAATCTACCTTGCTCCAAATGCTATCAAGACCGAAATCATGAGGTTCTTAAGGATAAAACTGACCCTGTACACATGCATCATCCTCACCCATCTACCAGGACTGAAACGGATTCTACTGATGTAAACTGTACAGCACAACAGCTTACAGAAGATCCATCCTCTACCTTTTTTACAGCAGAAGAAACGATAATGGAAGGTTATCCTCTCTGCAAGGAAATTGGTTTGAACCTGTGTGTGGACAAAGACAAACCAATAAATAAACTTGACACACAGGTATTGACATATGGGATTGTCAATGAACTGGCTACTTTTGCCAGAAAATTATGTGGACCTAAACCAAAGGTCATTATTGACGTCCTTAAACACAACTTCAACATTGGCATGTTGCATCAACATCTAAATCCTGCAGAAACGTTATACTCACCAATGCAAAAAAGAGTCACTGACCCTGATTGGTTCAATGAAGTTTTTGTTCTTAACAGACCCAGACAACTGAAACGGGCACCTGCCATACAGAAAAGTAATTGTCTGGAAAgtatcaaaaaaagaaaactgacactgcactcagtcagtcagagtcAAAGTCAGAGTCAGGGTCAGGGTCAGGGTCGAAGAGTCATAGGGTCAAAGCCAAATTATAGCATTTATTATCCCTTTTGCTCAGAGATAGGTTTGGCTCTAGATGtgacatcagaatcagaagagaaagaaaaactggaCTTGAAGCTGTTAACTATAGCAGTAGTTTCAGAGATACATAAATATGCATCCCAGAAAACAAGATACTATTACCCACGTACTGTTTTTGACATCCTTGACTATAACTTTGATCTTAGCTCACAACATCACAGGCGTTTGGAATTTTCCATAGCTACTGCATCCAAACTCCGAAGCATAGCCAAGCGGTAtcgtaaaaacagaaacaggccTGACGAGGTCTTCAAATTGCCATTTGTGTttgagaaggaagaaaaaatgaAACGTAAAAAGTACTCACAAGAAAAGCCAGTAAAGAAAGGGAGTAGTTGTGTGCGCCAAGTAGGACACCATTCAGATGTCAATGACGTCAATTTGCTCAGTGGTGTCCAAACTAAGGAGGAACCTTGTTCACATGATGAGGACACAAAATCTTCAATAGATAATTGGATGATGAATGTACAGAATCCAGGACTAGTGAGTGTAGGATGTGGTAGCCCTCTCCAGGAAAATCTACAGATTAAAAAGGAGGAATATGATCCACACTATTACAAAACAGAACCGGACATTGAGGAAAAATATCATCTGCAACATGTCAACGTCAAAACCGAGTCAATCACTGGGGGTGTTGAGCATTTAGTGCCATATGAACCTCCAGGATCTCTTGGAAACACTGTCAACCAGAATCATTTAGAAAACCCAACAAGCACAGACATTCCTAGAGAATCAGAGTAA